In the Anaerostipes caccae L1-92 genome, GTGGTGTTAGGTGTCGTTCGCCACCTCTCCATCTGGATTTTGAACATTTCAAAAATTCAGATGGGAGGTACTTACAGTGAAATACGCACCGAGAAAGGTATATATCAAGGAAAGCGGCAGATATGTGGAACTGTCCTATACGGATTTCTGCCGCCGCAGGGAATCCGACCAGACCTATATGGACAAGCTGTTTATCCCCATTCAAGGCTGTCTGCTTGAAGTCGTGAGGGAGCAATACACGGACTTCTACCGAGATAAGGAACGGTGGCGTTATCTGAAAAAATTAGATACGAAGAACAGCCTGCTTTCTCTGGATGGATTTACGGACAGCGAGGGGAAGCCTTTAGACTTTATCGCTGATGAAGCGGCAGACATTGCGGAAACCGTTGTCAATGCGGTTATGGTGGACAGGCTGAAAGCCGCCCTGCCTTTGCTGTCGGATAGTGAACAGGAATTGATACAGGCAATCTTTTTTGACGGACTTTCTGAGCGTGAAGTCGGGGCGAGGTTCGGCATAACCCAGAGCGTTGTGAACAAACGCAAAGCCAGAATCCTAAGAAAACTAAGAAAGATAATAGAAAATTAAAATTTAAGGCGTTCAGCCCCCTTGTTTTTTCCTTTGGGAAAATGAGGGGGTTTTTCTCTGCCCTCTCAATCAATTCTGATTGGAGGAAAAGAAGCATGGCATATAACCACGGACGGGAGGACAGGAAATGGCGTATCTGGAAAGAAGCGGAGGAAAAGCTGCTGCGTGAGTGCGGCGTTGATGAAGCGACCATTGAGCAGATACGCATTGCGGACAGGGCAGACTTCAATTCCAACAGGCGGTTTTACCGATGGACGAATGACATTGCGGAATACCTTGAGGACATGGCAGACAGGGAGCGGCAGACGGAAGTGGGTACGGTTGCGGAGTTACTGGACGAGATTGAGAGCGAAAATCTCTATCAAGTATTAGTCGCGGTGGACGGGCGTACCTTGAAAATCGTCCTGCTGAAAATGCAGGGGTATTCCACAAAGGAGATTGCCCCGCTCGTGCATTTGACGACTGGTGCCATCTATGCGAGGTTAGACCATCTGCGGAAGAAGCTACGAAAATTTTATAGCGTCTAAAACAGCCTGCCGTCCTGCGGGCTACTGGGTGAGGGATGGAAATCCCCTCACTTATTTTTTGCAGGAGGCAAGCGGGATGGCATACAGAGTTAAGGCGTACACGCTTCGGGAGGAATCCACGGAAAGCGGCACAAGGTATTTTATCAGCTTTAAGGACGGGCAGGGCAAATCCCACGAGTTGGAAGTGTCGGAACAGTTCTTTATGGAGTTTCGGCAGATGGAACGCAGGAACAGGAATCTCCTCCAATGGGACGAGCGGCACAGGGAGTTTTCGGAAGTATGGGACGAAACGCTGAACAGGCGGGCGTTGAAGCTGCCTAAGAGCATAGAGGAACAAATGATTGAGGCAGAACGGGCAGAACTGCTCTGTAAGGCGGTTGACGGACTGCCAGAGATACAAAGGCGGCGTTTCCTGCTCTACTACGAGTATGAGTTCAATTTTTACCAAATCGCCGCTATGGAGCATTGCACCGCTTCGGCAATACAGAAATCTGTTGCGATTGCAAAGGAGAAAGTAAAGGCGGAAATGAGGAAGTATCTCCAACCGTGACCGACACCGCCCGAAAAAGAAATCTGTTTTTTATTTGTGTGGGATTGGCGGCATTACATACTCTCACTTTTTCTTCGTGGGAGTAAATCTATTTTTAAGGAGGTCAACGCCTATGTGCAACGAAAACAAAAACACCGCCCGAAAGGAGGAAAGCCATGCAGAAGTTACAGACAGTCAACGCCGAAACGCTCCTTTATGAACCGCTTGAGAAGCCGTCCTTTGTGGTGGACAGCCTTATCCCCACAGGCTTGTCGCTGTTCTGCGGCTCACAGAAGATAGGAAAGAGCTGGCTCATGCTGAAGCTATGTTTATGCGTGTCGCAGGGACTTCCCTTGTGGGATATGCCGACAATGGAGGGCGACGTGCTTTACCTCTGCCTTGAGGACACGTTCTGCCGTATACAGGACAGGCTGTTCCGATTGACGAACGAAGCGAGCAGGCGGCTTCACTTTGCCGTGGCAAGCTGCAAGCTGTCAGACGGTCTTATCGTGCAGCTTGAAGATTATCTGAAAGATTACCCAAACAGCAGGCTTATTGTCATTGACACTTTGCAGAAAGTCCGTACAGCTTCAAAAGACAATGCCTACGCAAGCGACTATGGGGACATCTCACTAATCAAAGACTTTGCCGACAGGCATTCATTGGCGGTCATTGTCGTACACCACATCCGAAAGCAGAATGACAGCGATGTGTTCAACAAGGTGTCTGGGACGACAGGCTTAACGGGGAGTGCGGACGCTACCTTTGTTCTGGAAAAGGAGAAACGGGCATCCGACACCGCCAAGCTGTATGTGACGGGCAGGGACACGCCCTATCAGGAATACACGCTGCGTTTCCGTGATTGCAGTTGGGAACTTGTGGAGAGAAAAACGCAGGAGCAGCTTGCGAAAGAAACGATACCAGACGTCCTTTTTCGGTTGGTGGATTTTATGAGGGATAAGGAAGAATGGGCAGGCACGGCAACGGAGCTGTTAGCCGCTATGAGGGAAACGGAAACCATACCCACGGTGATTACGAAATGGCTCAATGAATACCGCACCACATTTTTAAATGAGAACCATATCGTTTATCAGTACAGCCGCAAAAAACACGGCAGGCAGATTTCGCTTGCAAAGCGGGCGGGTGACAGCGGTGACGGTGGTGACAGCGATATTGGGATACCCCCTGTTACTGTCATTGACGCTTAAAGCCGTGTAAAGCTGGCGACTCTGCCCTGCGGGTGACAGCGGTGACGGCGGTGACAGTGATTTTAGGATACCCTGCCGCTGTCATCCCTGCGGGAGAACACCCCGTAAACGCAAAGTGCAGGCGTAGGATTTACCCGCCCTTTTCGGCGTGTAAAACCACCCCTGCGGTCAGAAAAATCCTTCCGATTTTTCCGACTGCGTTTACAGGGTGTAACACACTACACTTTGCCCTGCAAAGTCGTGTGCCAGACGTTCCCTCTGGACTCCCTTATGGCAGGTCTTACGCCCTGCTTATCCTACGCTCCACGCTTCGGATAAAAGAATGGCAGCATGACGGTGACGGCTCTTGCGAGGGGGTATTCCAAAAACACCGTCATCATCGACATGACCGTCATGCAGGGAATAAGGGTGACAGTTGAGGCAGTCGGTAGGGGGTATCCCAAAACTGCTGTCACCGCCGTCACCGCTGTCACCCAAAGGGCAGTTTACCCGCCGAAGAAAGGAAGATGATGAATTATGCCCTATGCAATCCTGCGTTTCCAGAAACGCAAAGCGGGCGGCGTTGCGGCTTGCGAACGCCACAACGAGCGTAAAAAAGAAGCCTATAAAAGCAATCCAGATATAGATATGGAACGCTCGAAAGATAACTACCATCTTGTGAATCCGCCGAGGTACACCTACAAGAAAGAGATTAACCGCATGGTAGCCGAAGCAGGGTGCAGGACGAGGAAAGATAGCGTGATGATGGTGGAAACGCTTATCACGGCTTCGCCAGAATTTATGAACAGCCTGCCGCCCAAAGAACAGAAAGCGTATTTTACGATGGCTCTGGATTTCATTTCAGAGCGTGTCGGGGAGAAAAATATCCTCTCCGCAGTCGTCCACATGGACGAGAGAACGCCGCATATGCACCTCTGTTTTGTGCCGATTACACCAGACAATAAGCTGTCTGCCAAAACAATTTTAGGCAATCAAAAGAGCCTGTCCGAATGGCAGACCGCCTACCATGAGCGGATGTCCTCACGGTGGAATCAGCTTGAAAGAGGTCAGTCCTCAATGGAAACGAAGCGGAAACATGTCCCCACATGGCTCTATAAGTTGGGCGGCAGGCTTGATAAACAGTATGAGGAAATTGTGTCTGCACTGTCCGACATCAACGCCTTTAATGCAGGGAAGAAGCGTGACAAGGCTCTGGAACTGATTGCGGCATGGCTCCCAGACGTGGAGAAATTCTCAAAGGAAATCAGTAAGCAGAGTGCCTATATCAATAGCCTAAAGGAGCAAATCGGGCAGGAATCAGACTATGCGGGGCGTATGCGTGATGAAAAGTATGAGCAGGAACTAAAGGTGCAGAAAGCGAACCAGAAGATATTTGAGTTGCAGAGAACCAACGAGCAGATGGGGCGGCTGCTCTCAAAGATACCGCCCGAAGTGTTGGAAGAATTGCAGAAAAACCATAAAAGCAGAGCGAAAGAAAGGTAGATATGTGAATGAAGAAACAGGATTTTAAGGTGTTAAAGACCAAAGACTTGTACCCGTTTCCCGACAATCCGTTTCATGTGGCAGAGGATGAAACGCTGTCAGAATTAGCGGAAAGCATCAAGGAATTTGGCATTGTCACGCCGATAATCACACGCCCGAAAGAGGACGGGAACGGCTATGAAGTGATTGCAGGGCAGCGGCGTGTCCGTGCGTCTGAACTTGCAGGGATAAATACCGTGCCTGCGTTTGTCCTGCCCTTAGACCGTGACCGAGCCATCATCACCCTTGTAGACAGTAATTTACAGCGTGAGAATATCCTGCCATCAGAGCGGGCGTTTGCCTACAAGATGAAATCCGAAGCCATGAAGCGGCAGGGTTTCCGCACAGACTTAACCTCGTCACAAGTTGTGACGAAGTTGCGGACGGACGACAAGGTGGCACAGGGCTTCGGCGTAGGCAGGATGACCGTACAAAGATTTATCCGTTTGACGGAACTGATACCGCCGATTTTGCGGATGGTGGACGAGGGGAAAATCGCCCTCACGCCTGCGGTGGAACTGTCCTTTTTGAAGAAAGACGAGCAGGAAAACCTCTTTGCCACGATGGAGAGCGAAGAAGCAACGCCCTCACTCTCACAGGCACAGCGGATGAAAAGCCTAAGCCAGAGCGGGCGGCTTGACATGGATACGATATTTGCAATTATGACGGAGGAAAAGGGAAACCAGAAAGAAACCTTGAAAATCAACACAAGCAAGCTGAAAAAGTATTTTCCGAAGAACACAACGCCGAAGCAGATGGAGGAAACCATCATTAAACTTTTGGAGCGTGAATTGCAGAGGAAACGGGGCAGGGACAGCCGCTAATCTTCTCTTTTCGGGAGGTAAATGCAGAAAATTGAGGTATGAAGAATGAAAGAAATCCAGTATGAGATTGTAAAGGAAATCGCCGTATTGTCTAAGGGCGACAGCGGCTACACAAAAGAAATCAATCTTATCTCATGGAACGGAAGAGAGCCGAAATATGACATCCGCAGCTTTTCCCCGAACCGTGAGAAGTGCGGAAAGGGTATCACGTTGAACGCTGATGAAGCAGCAGCACTCCTTGAAGCATTACAGAAAGAAGTAAACAGCGGGGATTGATGGTATCTGATTGACAGGGCGGGGCGTTTCCAGACGTTCTCCTGCCCTGTCTGGAAAGGAAGATTTAAGTATGGGCGAGGATAAGAAAGCAGATAAAAAGAGAAAGCGTATCGTGCCGAAAGC is a window encoding:
- a CDS encoding YdbC family protein, which produces MKEIQYEIVKEIAVLSKGDSGYTKEINLISWNGREPKYDIRSFSPNREKCGKGITLNADEAAALLEALQKEVNSGD
- the mobV gene encoding MobV family relaxase, with the translated sequence MPYAILRFQKRKAGGVAACERHNERKKEAYKSNPDIDMERSKDNYHLVNPPRYTYKKEINRMVAEAGCRTRKDSVMMVETLITASPEFMNSLPPKEQKAYFTMALDFISERVGEKNILSAVVHMDERTPHMHLCFVPITPDNKLSAKTILGNQKSLSEWQTAYHERMSSRWNQLERGQSSMETKRKHVPTWLYKLGGRLDKQYEEIVSALSDINAFNAGKKRDKALELIAAWLPDVEKFSKEISKQSAYINSLKEQIGQESDYAGRMRDEKYEQELKVQKANQKIFELQRTNEQMGRLLSKIPPEVLEELQKNHKSRAKER
- a CDS encoding sigma-70 family RNA polymerase sigma factor; the encoded protein is MAYNHGREDRKWRIWKEAEEKLLRECGVDEATIEQIRIADRADFNSNRRFYRWTNDIAEYLEDMADRERQTEVGTVAELLDEIESENLYQVLVAVDGRTLKIVLLKMQGYSTKEIAPLVHLTTGAIYARLDHLRKKLRKFYSV
- a CDS encoding AAA family ATPase — protein: MQKLQTVNAETLLYEPLEKPSFVVDSLIPTGLSLFCGSQKIGKSWLMLKLCLCVSQGLPLWDMPTMEGDVLYLCLEDTFCRIQDRLFRLTNEASRRLHFAVASCKLSDGLIVQLEDYLKDYPNSRLIVIDTLQKVRTASKDNAYASDYGDISLIKDFADRHSLAVIVVHHIRKQNDSDVFNKVSGTTGLTGSADATFVLEKEKRASDTAKLYVTGRDTPYQEYTLRFRDCSWELVERKTQEQLAKETIPDVLFRLVDFMRDKEEWAGTATELLAAMRETETIPTVITKWLNEYRTTFLNENHIVYQYSRKKHGRQISLAKRAGDSGDGGDSDIGIPPVTVIDA
- a CDS encoding sigma-70 family RNA polymerase sigma factor, with amino-acid sequence MKYAPRKVYIKESGRYVELSYTDFCRRRESDQTYMDKLFIPIQGCLLEVVREQYTDFYRDKERWRYLKKLDTKNSLLSLDGFTDSEGKPLDFIADEAADIAETVVNAVMVDRLKAALPLLSDSEQELIQAIFFDGLSEREVGARFGITQSVVNKRKARILRKLRKIIEN
- a CDS encoding ParB/RepB/Spo0J family partition protein, whose protein sequence is MKKQDFKVLKTKDLYPFPDNPFHVAEDETLSELAESIKEFGIVTPIITRPKEDGNGYEVIAGQRRVRASELAGINTVPAFVLPLDRDRAIITLVDSNLQRENILPSERAFAYKMKSEAMKRQGFRTDLTSSQVVTKLRTDDKVAQGFGVGRMTVQRFIRLTELIPPILRMVDEGKIALTPAVELSFLKKDEQENLFATMESEEATPSLSQAQRMKSLSQSGRLDMDTIFAIMTEEKGNQKETLKINTSKLKKYFPKNTTPKQMEETIIKLLERELQRKRGRDSR
- a CDS encoding RNA polymerase sigma factor: MAYRVKAYTLREESTESGTRYFISFKDGQGKSHELEVSEQFFMEFRQMERRNRNLLQWDERHREFSEVWDETLNRRALKLPKSIEEQMIEAERAELLCKAVDGLPEIQRRRFLLYYEYEFNFYQIAAMEHCTASAIQKSVAIAKEKVKAEMRKYLQP